The genomic window ctattttttgaattttttcattaatcctattataaatattattatcatctgAATCAACTTCTGCCTTAATAACTAGGCTCGATTTTTCATCATATTCATCATATAAGCCATCCTTCATctgtatacataaaatatgtagATTTATATCTAATAGTACAAAATTATTAGGAAAACAATTCTCATTATTACATGGAATATCAGTAAATCCTCCCCAGGTGTAAATAGTATCATCTTTTGCAAAACATTTTAAGCATGCTTTTGCAGTAAAATCATTGATGTACTGAAACTTCTTGGTTTCAAAAGAGTATAAAGCAGAAGgcattttttctatatatttataagtatacTCTTCTCCaccaataataaatatataattacgaATACAAACTATTGAATGATATGctctattttcatttaagtTATCAATATAAACTGGTAAAATATTCCAGTACcaattatttccatttttatgtaaCGAAAATAACCTACtactatttgttttattcttcACTTTTCCtccatataaaattaaattattttttttcttttttttatcataccATATACTTGTTGAATGAAAATATCTTCCTAAGGGAGAAATAGATTTGTATTCAATTTCTTGccaagtaaaataaaaaattttactattttttgttttattttgttttgttttttttttatattttattttacaattttctatatttaatacCCAAAGATCATTTTtgcaataaaaattttcttcatcCCCTACCTTCTCATTACCACCAAATAAAACTAAATGTGGATATAAAAAATCCAAAGTATGACCATATCTGCTATTAGGTTTACTTCCTACTGTTGTTATTTTCAtccattttctttttacttttattgaATTGGAGGTACAATTATTATTCGTATCGTCAAATGCTTCACTACAAGATGATGTTGTTTTTCTTAAAAGTAAACTTTCAACTGGGACTCGAGAATTTACAAGAACATTATTACTGTTGTAATTATCATATTCGTTGTTACTTTTATTAAGATATAAGTTTGTTCGATATAAATGAGATTCATACGGTACAAAAGAATTAGAGGAAGTAGAAGACAATGAAGAAGAGGCAGATGAACTAGACACATTTGAAGCAGAACATAAATAGGACGATGATGATACAcgtcttttctttttattaattaaattatttaatagatTGTTTTTGCTTTTGTCTTCCTCCTCTTCTTTCTTATCTTCTTGTtgtttctcctttttttcgtACCCATTACCACCATTGGTTCCATTAATACAACTACTATTCTCATAGGCATGCTCCTTTTCTAGTACAAACATATCAACATTTCCCTTTTCGTTCAAGAGAAATGATGTAGTAGTACTATTATTATCGTTATCAAAGGATTGACTAATATTGTTACTTCTATTCAGAATTGACGCCTTAAGATTTTCATCAGTTACAACAGTATCTCTGCATACACTTTCTCCTTttattacttcttttttcttagaCCTTTTAATATCCATCTTAATAacctttttataaaaattggatattttatttttttcctttaaattactataattatattcCTCATCATATTCGCtgttataacattttttatttgatccattaattgattttttttcttcgtaCATGTAACTGCTACAAGTTATATTATCATCCTTTGTTGTGTGCTCTTTCTCTTCATTCTCctcttcatatttattattattcttattattatcactGCTTTCATATGTATCATATGCTTGCTGTTCCACTGATTCAAATGTATTATGATTAGCACATGTACTactattatcataaaaagaaagattatttaaatttaaagcATATAATGTATCATCtgctaatatattatttttaacttttcctccatgaataaataaaaaaactccATTTAGTCCTAAATTGACAATACACGAGGCGTGAAATGCTCTAGGGTCTGGTATATTCGATGTCTTAATATTTTGCCAACATTCAAAATTACTATTTTCCTGTtcgcatatatgtatatcattaaaagttttatgtaaataattttctatacTCATAGAACTacaattcatataatttgtaCTTCTTTTTTCACTATTATAAAATCCACATCCTCCTCCATTCATTAAATATTCATtcgaataattttttataaattcatcATCTAATATTCCACCaccaaatattattattttatactttccataaatatatttattattatactccTTATTGCCCAACTtgttatatttcataaaGTTATGGGTATCAGCACAACATTCGGTAATAATATTCTCATTTGTTCTAGTTTCATTCCAGTTGCCcgtattttcataatttggTTGTTGCTGTTCTTGTTCTTCTTGTTCTTCTTGTTCTTCTTGTTCTTGTTCTTGTTCTTCGTCTTCTTCTTGTTGCTCTTGCTCTTCTTCATTTGTATCATCAAATTTTCCTTCGTTTCTTCTATTATGTTCATAATGTTTCAATGTTTCCaactttttttcaaatatataatcctcttctttatcttttataGAACTATCACTTACATTTGTTAAACTCAActcataataaatatgtagaGAATGTCCAACCCGTCCTGCGGGCGCATTTATTCCTATATGTTTACTCCTGTTATCATTACCAAATAGCGTTAATGACATACTTAAAAGGCAGGTGAACTTATGCAAGCAGAAAACATATGAGATGTTTTCATATCTGTACTTAAGTAtgaatgtacatatttatgtattaatgtatacatgtatctacgtatatatatatatgtatatatatatatacaaatacatacaatataccacatatatatgtatataatacatttatatgtatatatgaaaaattttcttattttatttaaatttttttttaagttgcATGCTGTTCaatcaaaaattaaaattttttaagctTGAATTCactgaaataaaaaaaaatatatataaaaataataaaaaaataaataattaataatggataataaaacaaaaataattaatattggataataaaaaataaataattaatattggataataaaaaatagataataaaatatagataataaaaaataaataaaaatggataataaaaaataaataaaaatagataataaaaaataattaaaaatggataataaaaaataattaaaaatggataactaaaaaataaatagataattaaaaatggatattaaaaaaaaaaatagataattaaaaatggataataaaaaaaaaaataatttcattagaggatgtaatttatatatttaattagaaAACTAAAACcaatgtacgtatatatatatatatatatatatgctatgGTGTCAATTTTGTTGCATAAAAttagtattttaaaaaaaaaatcagcaaaatatttaaattttcttatatataaaatatacatgagACCTACATAttataagtaatatttttttcaaagtaTCATATTGacatactaaaaaaaaaaaattcttcgAAGAATTTCaaacatacttttttttaaaatatatattttattcataaatattttttttcagttaGTACGTATGAAGTacatattacaaaaaaaaaaaacaaaacaaaaatatataaacataatacttatatgcatatgtattgTGCTGAagtattcttttaaaaaacatactattcaaataaaacaatataaaaggaagaaataatTTCAGTAAT from Plasmodium malariae genome assembly, chromosome: 13 includes these protein-coding regions:
- the PmUG01_13020700 gene encoding conserved Plasmodium protein, unknown function, whose translation is MSLTLFGNDNRSKHIGINAPAGRVGHSLHIYYELSLTNVSDSSIKDKEEDYIFEKKLETLKHYEHNRRNEGKFDDTNEEEQEQQEEDEEQEQEQEEQEEQEEQEQQQPNYENTGNWNETRTNENIITECCADTHNFMKYNKLGNKEYNNKYIYGKYKIIIFGGGILDDEFIKNYSNEYLMNGGGCGFYNSEKRSTNYMNCSSMSIENYLHKTFNDIHICEQENSNFECWQNIKTSNIPDPRAFHASCIVNLGLNGVFLFIHGGKVKNNILADDTLYALNLNNLSFYDNSSTCANHNTFESVEQQAYDTYESSDNNKNNNKYEEENEEKEHTTKDDNITCSSYMYEEKKSINGSNKKCYNSEYDEEYNYSNLKEKNKISNFYKKVIKMDIKRSKKKEVIKGESVCRDTVVTDENLKASILNRSNNISQSFDNDNNSTTTSFLLNEKGNVDMFVLEKEHAYENSSCINGTNGGNGYEKKEKQQEDKKEEEEDKSKNNLLNNLINKKKRRVSSSSYLCSASNVSSSSASSSLSSTSSNSFVPYESHLYRTNLYLNKSNNEYDNYNSNNVLVNSRVPVESLLLRKTTSSCSEAFDDTNNNCTSNSIKVKRKWMKITTVGSKPNSRYGHTLDFLYPHLVLFGGNEKVGDEENFYCKNDLWVLNIENCKIKYKKKTKQNKTKNSKIFYFTWQEIEYKSISPLGRYFHSTSIWYDKKKKKNNLILYGGKVKNKTNSSRLFSLHKNGNNWYWNILPVYIDNLNENRAYHSIVCIRNYIFIIGGEEYTYKYIEKMPSALYSFETKKFQYINDFTAKACLKCFAKDDTIYTWGGFTDIPCNNENCFPNNFVLLDINLHILCIQMKDGLYDEYDEKSSLVIKAEVDSDDNNIYNRINEKIQKIENKKIELEKDMLYQIKLNNNMSYRIKSQMIQYERLVHLLNVKQRQNSHLLNLLKRQSLHLINNNGNVSSNDINMYNDSNINAIINNSSMDSNIINYISHNNEEFFKIDINENVNENLMKLSNLHMHQIHNNNNCPNNDYECNAIVNQDFQGKNMMNMNQVGLTDFTTYKNMLNNNEKIQSIPFTDSTNEKEKNNEEYEFSQLRYERSFSKNTIFDAKNNENGYNEQVKIEALCNMQQEETSKFLDKTQHCYLNKTHNTEINNSLCNEYKNDYSICVGNKLNYTNSSPDMFINNSFNFMNNNFTSHVDNISANIPKDINSNIVLGSSSSTNRDIIYNENENYSSIKYAAHENTQVKTEIKYTDREPSNQRVRRKTAERCLKLIEQDMLNRKLSEK